A part of Carassius carassius chromosome 4, fCarCar2.1, whole genome shotgun sequence genomic DNA contains:
- the LOC132132564 gene encoding translation initiation factor eIF-2B subunit alpha-like: MEEAELVGYFRAQIREDPDVASAVAAIRSLLEFLKRDPSETILGLRENMTQAIRRLEETDSSVAVSSGGELFLRFISLTSLEHPDLSQCKNLMIERGELFLKKISLSRGKVGKLCHTFIKDGAKILTHSSSRVVLKVLENAAADNKRFTVYVTESQPDSAGKLMAQKLRKLNIPVMVVLDAAVGYIMEKVDLVIVGAEGVVESGGVINKIGTYQMAVCSKVHNKPFYVVAESFKFVRLYPLNQQDVPDRFKYTADILKTVKDLNQEHPMIDYTPPSLITLLFTDLGVLTPSAVSDELIKLYL; this comes from the exons ATGGAAGAAGCAG AGCTGGTGGGATATTTCCGAGCACAGATCAGAGAAGACCCGGACGTGGCTTCAGCGGTGGCTGCTATCCGATCGCTGCTGGAGTTCCTCAAGAGGGACCCGAGTGAGACCATCCTCGGTCTGCGAGAGAACATGACACAGGCCATCCGGAGACTGGAAGAGACAGATTCATCGGTGGCCGTGTCGTCTGGAGGAGAACTGTTCCTGCGCTTCATCAGTCTGACCTCGCTGGAGCATCCA gaTCTCTCGCAGTGTAAGAATCTGATGATAGAGCGAGGTGAGCTCTTCTTGAAGAAAATATCGCTGTCCAGGGGCAAAGTGGGTAAGCTGTGCCACACCTTCATCAAAGATGGAGCA AAAATCCTCACACACTCATCGTCCCGAGTGGTTTTAAAGGTTCTGGAGAACGCAGCAGCTGATAACAAACGTTTCACAGTATACGTCACCGAATCGCAGCCGGACTCAGCGGG TAAACTTATGGCTCAAAAGTTGCGCAAACTCAACATCCCCGTCATGGTGGTGCTTGACGCTGCAGTCGG GTACATCATGGAGAAGGTTGACCTGGTGATTGTGGGCGCTGAGGGCGTTGTGGAAAGTGGAGGTGTTATAAACAAG ATTGGTACCTATCAGATGGCCGTGTGCTCCAAGGTGCACAACAAACCATTTTATGTGGTGGCAGAAAGTTTCAAGTTTGTGCGGCTCTACCCTCTGAACCAGCAAGACGTACCCGACAGATTCAAG TATACAGCAGATATCTTGAAGACAGTGAAGGATCTGAACCAAGAGCACCCCATGATCGACTACACCCCTCCATCCCTCATCACATTACTCTTCACGGACCTCGGGGTGCTGACGCCCTCGGCTGTCAGCGACGAGCTCATCAAACTCTACCTATGA
- the LOC132132587 gene encoding MOB kinase activator 1A-like, with protein MSFLFGSRSSKTFKPKKNIPEGSHQYELLKHAEATLGSGNLRAAVMLPEGEDLNEWIAVNSVDFFNQINMLYGTITEFCTETSCSVMSAGPRYEYHWADGTNIKKPVKCSAPKYIDYLMTWVQDQLDDETLFPSKIGVPFPKNFMSVAKTILKRLFRVYAHIYHQHFDSVIHLQEEAHLNTSFKHFIFFVQEFNLIDRRELAPLQDLIEKLGSKDR; from the exons ATGAGTTTCTTATT TGGAAGCCGTTCATCAAAGACATTCAAGCCCAAGAAGAACATCCCAGAAGGCTCTCATCAGTACGAGCTGCTGAAGCATGCAGAGGCCACGTTAGGAAGCGGAAACCTCCGAGCTGCCGTGATGCTGCCTGAGGGAGAGGACCTCAACGAATGGATCGCTGTCAATT CTGTGGACTTTTTCAACCAGATCAACATGCTGTACGGCACGATCACTGAGTTCTGCACAGAAACCAGCTGCTCGGTCATGTCTGCAGGGCCCAG GTATGAGTATCACTGGGCAGACGGCACCAACATCAAAAAACCGGTCAAGTGTTCAGCTCCCAAGTACATTGATTACCTGATGACCTGGGTCCAGGATCAGCTGGACGATGAGACCCTCTTCCCGTCCAAGATCG GTGTTCCTTTCCCAAAGAACTTCATGTCAGTGGCGAAGACTATCCTGAAGCGTCTGTTTAGGGTTTATGCTCATATCTATCATCAACATTTTGACTCGGTCATACATCTTCAGGAGGAAGCTCATCTGAACACCTCCTTCAAGCATTTTATCTTCTTTGTACAG gagtTCAATCTGATCGATCGCAGAGAGCTGGCGCCCCTGCAGGACCTTATCGAGAAACTAGGCAGCAAGGATAGATAG